The genomic window GATCCGATGGGCAGGAACACCATGAGCACCAGTGTCAGCACCCCCATGTCCCCCACCGCGCGCCCGCAGGCCCTGCGCGACTCCTCCACCATGCTGCGGCGCAAGCTGAAGCACGCGCTGCGCTACCCGGGACTGACGCTCGGCTCGCTGATGGTGCCGGTCATCTTCCTGCTGCTCTTCGTCTACGTGCTGGGCGGCACGCTCGCCGACGGGATCGGGCACGGCAGCGACTACATCGACTACCTGGCCCCCGGCATCATCCTGATGACGGTGACCTCCGCCTCGATGAGCACGGCGGTGGCGGTCTGCACCGACCTGACCGAGGGCATCGTGGCCCGCTTCCGGACGATGGCGATCTCCAGGGCCTCGATCCTGGTCGGCCACGTGGTGGGCAGCGTGATCCAGACGATGGTCACGGTCGCGATCGTCATCGGGCTCGCGGTGGCGATGGGCTTCCGGCCCACCGCGGACGTCGCCCACTGGCTGGCGGCGATCGGGCTGATCGGCCTGCTGACGGTGGCGGTGACCTGGCTGGCGGTGGCGCTGGGCACGCTGAGCAAGAGCCCCGAGGGCGCCAGCAACATCGTGATGCCGCTCGCGCTGCTGCCCTTCCTCGGCAGCGCGTTCGTGCCCACCGGTTCGATGACGCCGTGGCTGCGCTGGTTCGCCCAGAACCAGCCCTTCACCCCGATCATCGAGACCATCCGCGGCCTGCTGCTCGGCACCCCGATCGGCCACGACGGGTTCACCGCCATCGCCTGGTGCGTCGGGATCAGCGTGGCGGCCTACGTCTGGGCCGTGAAGCTCTTCAACCGCCGGGCCTGATCCGCACGAAGCACAGCACAGCACCGCACAGCACCACACAGCACCGCAACGCGCCGCCTCGGTGAGAACCCACCGAGCGCGGCGCGCGCTGCTGTCTGTCGTCGTCGGAAGAGGCACGGGCAAAGTCGAAGCGCCACGATCAAATTGACGAACTATCAGTCACTTTGATTCAAACGCTTGATTCGGTGATCACACCGATTTTCACCGTGCTACGTTTCCGGAAAACCCACAACTTCATCAAGAACAGGAACGACCCCGGCGGTGCAGGAACACCCCGGGGTCCGACACCAGGAGTTAGCCCTCCGATGCACATCCATCGTAGCGCGCAGGCGCGCTCTTTCACCGTGCTTTCCAACAGAGTCCTCCAGGATCGCCAACTCAGCTTCACGGCCCGGGGTCTCCTCGCGGACCTCCTCTCCCGCCCGGACGGCTGGCGCGAGGACGGGCGGCAGATGGCCGACTCCAGCCCGCAGGGGCGCGGTGCGATCCGCCGGGCCCTGGGCGAGTTGACCAGGGCCGGGTACTACCGCGTCGACCTGGTCCGGATGCCCGACGGCACGCTCCGCTCCGAGGTGCACGTCTTCGACACCCCGCAGCTCCCGCAGCAGCAGTGGACGCCACCGAGTGCCGCCCCTCCGGGATCCGGTGAGGTGAAGGCCGGTCCCCCTGACGGCCATAAGACAAAGTACCCAGAGAAAGAACCCACCCTCCCGAGCCCCGGGTCTGCCGGGCCTGCCGGGCCTGCCGGGCCTGCCGGGCCGGCCGAGCCCGACGAGCAGACCCGAGCCGCCGTCGACGCGCTCTACCGGGCGATCCGCCCGGAGCCGCAGCTGCGCATCGGCGAGGCCGAAGCCCGCGTGCTCGCTCCACTGGTGATCCCGTGGCTGGAGCGCGGCAGCACCGTCACCGACCTGGCGCGCGCCCTGTGCTGCAAGCTGCCCGCGCCCGTCCACTCCCCGGTGGCCTTCCTCCGCAGCCGCCTCGAACGCAAGCTGCCCCCGGCCGCCCCGCCCCCCGAACCGCCGCCAGCGCCGCGCTACGCCGAGTGCGCCAGGTGCCACGACCCCGTCCCACGCCCGGGCATCTGCCGCTCCTGCGCGGGCCTGGGCGCCCGCCCGGTCGCGGTCGGCGGCGGTGCGGCGGCCACCGCCCGGTGCGCCGGTCTGGCCCGCCGGGCCCTGCGCGACGCCCGGGAGCAGGCCCTCGCCGGGCAGTCGGGTTAGGCCTGGGTCAGGACCTGTCCTCGCGCCCGTCCGCCGTCACGATGCGCTCGACCGCCGCTGTCACCAGCTGCTCCCGCTCGGCCTCGGTGAACACGTCCGGCAGCGTGAGCTGTTCGACGATCAGCCAGTTCAGCGCCAGGTGCAGCAGCTTGACGGCCATGGCGTCGCCCGGCAGGCCGGAGGCCCGGTGGTAGGCGAGGTTGGCGTCGAGGTCGGCGCGGACCCGCTCGGTGAGCACCTCGCGCAGCTCGGGCCGTCGGGTGGCCTCCAGGCGGAGTTCGAGGAGCGCCAGGTAGCCGGTGCGGAATCCGGCGACGCGGCCGACGAGTTCGCGCATCAGCACCGCGTAGGTCTCCCGGTCGCGGCCGGCCGACTGCTGGCGGGTGAGGGTGGCGTCGTCCGGCTGGAGGCGCTCGTAGACGCGGGCGCCGGCCTGGGTGAGCAGGTCGTCGCGGTTGGCGAAGTAGTTGGAGGCGGTCCCGGCGGGTACGGCGGCCTCGGCGTCCACCGCCCGGAAGGTCAGACCGCGGGCGCCCTCCCGGGCCAGCACCTCGATCGCGGCGTCGACGAGTGCGGTGCGCCGTTGGTCGTTTCGTCTCACCATTGAAACCACTCCAGGCGTAGTACTATGTATGTAGTCACTTCAGGCAGAGTACTGCGGATGGAGTTGTTCATTGCGCAAGCTCGCGTACTACGTCGCCGTCACGCTCGACGGCCGCATCGCCGGCCCCGGCGGTGAGTACGACTTCTTCCCGGCCGGCGACGAGCAGCAGACCGCCGCCTACCAGTCCTGGACCACCTCGCTCTACCCCGAGACCGTGCCGACCGCCGTGCGCCCCGCGCTCGGGCTCGACCGCGCGCCCAACCGCCGCTTCGACACCGTCCTCATGGGCCTGGGCAGTTACCGCCCCGCGCTGGACGCCGGGATCACCAGCCCGTACGCGCACCTGCGCCAGTACGTGGTCTCCAGCACCCTCGCCCCGGACACCGACCCGGCCGTCACCGTCGTTCCGAGCGACCCGCTGGCCCTGGTCCGCGCGCTCAAGCGGGAGGCCTCCGAGCTGGACATCTGGCTCTGCGGTGGCGGCAAGCTCGCCGGCGCCCTGCAGCCCGAGATCGACGAGCTGCTGCTCAAGAGCTACCCGGTGGTGGCCGGCGCCGGCGTCCCGCTCTTCGACGGCGCGTTCGACCCCACCGCCTTCACGGTCGCCGAACGCACCGCCTTCCCCAACGGGGTCACCCTCACCCGCTTGATCCGCCGCTAGCTACCGCTTGGCGAACCGGGCGACGGCAGCCATGACCACCTCGGTCATGGTGTCGCTGCCCGTGTGGCCCGAGTCGTCGATCACCGTCAACTCCGCGCCGGGCCAGGCCTTGGCCAGCTCCCAGGGGGCCTTGAGCGGGCAGCCCAGGTCGAGCCGGCCCTGCACCAGCACCCCCGGGATACCGGCCAGCCGGTGGGCGTCGCGCACCAGTTGGCCCTCCTCCAGCCAGGCGCCGTGGGACCAGTAGTGGGCGCAGAGCCGGGCCAGGGCCACCAGCGCCTCGTCGGACCGGTTGCTGTAGGCGCCCGGGTGGCCCTGCGACTCGTGGGCGATCACCGCGTCCTCCCAGGTGCACCAGTCGTGTGCCGCCTTCAGACGGACGGCCTCGTCCGGGCTGTTCAGCAGTCGGCTGTAGGCCGCCAGCAGGTCGCCGTCCCGCTCCGCGGCGGGCAGGGCGTCGCGGAACGCCTCCCAGGGGCCGGGGAGCAGCCGGCTCAGGCCGTTGTAGAGCCAGTCGATCTCGTCCCGGCTGGCCAGCGAGGCGCTGATGAGGATGATCTCGGTCACCCGCTCGGGGTACTTCTCGGCGTAGGCCACGATCAGCGTCGGGCCCCAGGAGCCGCCGAACAGCATCCAGCGCTCGATGCCCAGGTGCTCGCGCAGGCGCTCCATGTCGGCGACGAGGTGGTGGGTGGTGTTGTGTTCCAGGCTGGTGGCCGGGTCGGCGGCGTGCGGCAGGCTGTCGCCGCAGCCGCGCTGGTCGTACCGGATGATCCGGAAGACCTCGGGATCGAAGCTCGACCGGCGGCCCTTGCCCCGGCCGCCGCCAGGGCCGCCGTGCACGATCAGCACGGGCTTCCCCTCGGGGTTGCCGAAGGCCTCCCAGTAGATCTGGTTGTCGTCGCCGACATCGAGCAGGCCGTGATCGTACGGTTCGGACACGGTGAACAGTTCCGTCATGGCGATTCCTTCGGGAAGGCACGAAGAGCGAACGCGCCAGAATAGTCGGCGTGTTGAGGCCGCGCACCTGATTTCCGCCCGGCCGGTCCGGTCCCTGCCGCGGACCCCTCAGGCGGTCCGGGTCCGCCCCGCCAGCAGCGCGGCCAGCAGGCTCGGCACCAGCAGCAGCGCGAACACCGTGCCGTAGCCGGCCAGTCCGGCCCCGTGCGAGCCCGAGCAGGCGTTGAACACGGCCGAGGCGATCCCCAACACCCCGACCTGGCCCAGGTTCTGGGCGGTCTGCATGGCGCTGCTCGCATAGCCCTGCCGGTCCGGCGGGCTGTGCGAGAGCGAGAGCAGCGTGACGGACGGCGCGAGCAGTCCCATCCCCAGGGCCGCCACGACGATCGCCGCCGCCGCGGTGAGCGCGGGCAGCGCGGGCAGCGTCCCGGCGATCCCGAGCCCGGCGGCCAGCGCCAGCACCAGGGCGCCGACGGCCACGAGTTGCTGGCGCGGGCGGTCGGCCAGCAGGTGGCTCTGCACCCAGGAGGAGGCCGCCCAGGCCACGGCGGCACCGGTGAACGCCAGGCCGGTCACCGCGGTCGGCACCCGCCGGGCGGTGTCCAGCAGCAGCGGCACGAAGGCCTCCAGCGTGAAGTAGGACCCCGAACCCAGGCCGCGCAGCAGCACTGTGACGGGCAGACCGCGCGCCGCCCGCCAGGTGCCCGGCGGCAGCAGCCGCGGCGTGAACGCCACCAGCAGGCCGAGCGCGAGGAGCAGGCAGAGCAGGTGCGCCGCGTCCCACCCGGCCACCGCCCACTGCCCGAGCGCCGCGCCCACGCTCACCGCCAGTGCCACCAACAGCCCCGGGCGCGGCGGGCGTTCGCCCGCGGACGTGCGCACCGGCGCGGGTGCCGGGGTGGCGGTGCGCCGCAGCAGCACGATCACCGCCAGCGCCGGGAGCGCGGTCAGCGCGGCCAGCCCGAAGAAGACCACCCGCCAGGACCACCAGGCGGCCACCAGCCCGGCCACCGGCGGACCGGCCAGCGACGGGATGATCCAGCTGGTGCTCATCAGCGACAGCACCCGCGGGCGCAGGCGGTCGGGGTAGGCCTGGCCGATCGCGGTGTTGACGGACACCGCCACCATCCCGGCCGCCAGCCCGTCCAGGAACCGCCCGGCGGCCAGCTGCCAGATCGTGGTGCTGGTGGCCGAGACCAGCAGGGTGACCACCGCCAGCGCGGTGCCCGCCGCCAGCGGACGGCGCGCCCCGGCCCGGTCCGCCCAACTGCCGCCCAGCACCCCGCCCAGCAGGCTCGCGGCCACGAAGCAGCCCGCCACCAGCGGGTAGCGGCCCACGCCGTGCAGGTCGCGGGCGGCCACCGGCAGGGTGGGCAGCACGGCGAGCGCGGCGAAACCGGTCAGGAACATCACCGCGGTGAAGCTCACGGTCACGGCGGCGTAGGTCCGGGAGAACAGGCCCTCCGGGGTGACCGCTGTCCGCGCCGGCGGGGGATCGGCGACCGGGAGAGGCCCGGTCATCATGGGATCATCAGTCACGAACGCACAAGCTAGGCACCGCCACTGACCGCCGGCCACCCATTTTCAGCAGGTGGGAACCCGGTTGACGACCGCCGCCCGCCCCGGTTGCATCGACACCCATGACCGCGCCCAAGCTGCACCCCGCCGAGCCGGACACCGGCGCGCCCCTGGTACGCGCCCTGCTCGCCGCCCAGTTCCCGCAGTGGGCGGGCCTGCCCGTGACGCCGCTCGACTCCGCGGGCACCTCCAACGCCGTCTTCCGGCTCGGCGCGGACAGGGTGGTGCGCCTGCCCCGGACCGCCGGTTCGGCCGCCGACGTGGCGAAGGAGCAGCGCTGGCTGCCGTACCTCGCACCCCGGCTGCCGGTCGCCGTCCCCCTCCCGCTGGGCCAGGGCGTGCCGGGGGAGGGCTACCCGTGGCCCTGGTCGGTCCACACCTGGCTCGACGGCGAGGCCGCGACCGTCGTGGAGCCCGAAGCCCTTGCCGAACCCGAAGCCCTCGCCGTGGAGTTGGCGCGGTTCATCGGCGCGCTGCACCTGATCGACCCGGCCGACGGCCCGCCGTCCTACCGCAGCGAGCCGCTGGCGGCGCGCGACGCCCCGGTCCGCGCCGCGATCGCCGGACTCGCCGTCACCGAGCCCGGCACCGTCGACGCCGAGGTCGCCGAAGCGGTCTGGGCGGCGGGCCTGCATGCCGCCGCCCACCCCGGTCCGGCCGTCTGGATCCACGCCGACCTGCAGCCGGGCAACGTGCTGACCAGCGGCGGCCGGCTCAGCGCCGTGATCGACTTCGGCTGCCTGGGCCTGGGCGACCCCGCCGTCGACCACCTCGCGGCCTGGTACCTGCTGCCCGCCGCCGCCCACCCCGCCTTCCGCGCCGCACTGCCCCCGGACCACACCGACGACGCCTGCTGGGCCCGCGGTCGTGCCTGGGCCCTGTCCACCGCCCTCGGCGAGCTCCACTACTACCGCGACACCCGCCCGGCGATGGCCGACACCGCCCGCCAGGTCATCCGCCGGGTGCTCGGGTCGTTCCAGACCCGCCGCTGAGCGACCTCCGGCCGAGATCGCGCAGCGGCAGGTCCAGGCCGATGCGCCCGCAGTACCAGCGCCAGAGCTCCTCGACCTCGGGCACGGAGAGCTGCACCTCGCCCGACAGCAGCAGCCCCTGGCGGCCCGCGCAGCTCGCGACCTGCTGATGGAGCAGCCGTGCGCTGCGCCGGTCGGTGATCTCGACGGGCTCGCGCCGTCCGCCGGGACCGGGGAGAAGGACCGCCGCCGCCATGCGGCCCCCGCCGGAGGCGCCGCCGCTCAGCCGCACGTCAGCCGGTCGGAGGGCGACCACCTCGCGCACCGGCCGCCCGGTGTCGTGGATCAGCCGGAAGAGCAGCTGGTCCCGGATCGCGCGGCGCGGGATGGCCGCCAACACGCGGTCGGCGTCCGAGCGCTGCCGCAGGTGCAGCCACCGTCGCAGACCTCCGGCCGCCGTGGCGAGGGCGCCCCCGGAGAAGAGGCCAAGGCCGGGCAGGGTGCTGAACAGCCAGTGCAGGCCCTGCGAAAGGGTGTACGGCAAAGTGCGCCGGACCGTGACATCGAGGTCGACCGGCACCGTCGACAGGACGGTGTCCGAGTCGCCCAGATAGGTCTCCACGGCGAGGTGCAGGTGCGCGTCGCCGACCTGGTCCGCGTGGACGGAGAAGCTCCAGACTCCCGCGTTGCCCTGGCCGACGATGGTCTTGCGGCTGCTGTCCTGCGGCTTGCAGGTCAGGGGTTGCGAGCAGTCCAGCGTCACCGTGAGGTCGCTCCCGGTCGGCACGTTGCCGGGCGCGCCGACGGTGCCGCCGGGCGGCGTGGTCGGACGGGTGGACCTCTTCCCCATGTCGGTGACGGCCACCTCGAACTCGACCTCGGCGTTCGGGCTCAGCGTCTTCATGGCGGTGTACGACAGGGCTCCCAGATCAAGTTCCTGCTGGGCCTGCTGAACACCCTGCGCATACTGCGCCAGGTTCACCGTTGGCCCCGGCGTCGTGCCGTTGCCGTTGCCGCGGTCGTCCTCGCCGCAACCCGCCGTCATCGTGGCGATCGTCAGTCCGATGAGGGCCGCGGCTAATCGCCTGACGAGTCGCAGCCGCACCTGCTGTGTCCGATCCACCGTCGGCCCCCTCATCGCCGTCCGTCCCCGCCCTGCGAACCTTAGTTACTGTTGGCACGTCAGTTCGCCTTGTTCCAAGGCACGGTCGGCAGCGGGTGCCGGTCAGCCCCGCTTCGTCAGGCTGACCGCGCCGGTGGCCGCCTGCCAGCGTCCGATGATCGCGTCCGCGGCCCGCATGAACTCCTCGCCGCCCGTATCGGAGAGCGGAGCGGGCAGGGTGAGCGCCTTCCCGTTCGTCAGCCGCACCCTGACCCGGTACGACTTGCTGCCGAAGTAGGTGCTGGTCGGCTTCGCCACCTGGATGTCCTCGATCCGCTCCCAGGGCACTGAGCGCCACCGCAGCGGCATCCAGGTGCGCAGGCCGGCGGCGGTGCTGATGGTGCGCGCCAGCACGAAGTTGACGCCGAGGGGCACGATCAGCAGCAGGGACATCCCCGTCGAGAGCACCTTGGCACTGCGCGCGTGCGGCCCGTGCCGCCCCTCGCGCCAGTGCTCCAGGAAGACGGCCCAGCCGTCGAGGAAGCTCACCAGGCAGAGCGAGGTGACGCCCCAGCCCGCGCAGACGCCCACGGCGAGCCAGCCCAGCAGTCGGCCCTCGGGCCGGTATTCGATCTTCTCCACCAATTCATCATATTTTGTCCACGGGACTGGTCGGTGTCCGGCCGAGGTCCGGCCCCTTGACCCTCGTACCACCCGGGACGGCAGGCTGGGGGCCCACCGCCACTCCCGCCGCCGACCGGTGAGCCGGGCGGGCAGCCGGGCGCGAACGAAGCGGGGCCCGCCACACCTGCTCGGTGTGACGGGCCCCGCCCCGCGCTGTGGCCCCTCCCCCGAGGAGGCCTCAGCGCCGGAGAGTTGGCCGGTGGTCGTCGGGCGTCACGCCATGCCGTGCACGTGGTTGCCGACGTTGGTGGAGAAGTCGTTGCCGTTCTTGGCGTCCCAGTTGGTCGACCAGGCCATCGCGCCGCGGATGGTGGGCCACTTGGCCGGCGGGACGAAGCTGCCGCAGTTGGTGCCGGTGGCCAGGCAGTCCAGCGCGTTGTTCACCACGGTCGAGTTGACGTAGCCGCCGCCCGCCGCCTGGCTGGAGGCCGGGACGCCC from Kitasatospora sp. NBC_01250 includes these protein-coding regions:
- a CDS encoding aminoglycoside phosphotransferase family protein is translated as MTAPKLHPAEPDTGAPLVRALLAAQFPQWAGLPVTPLDSAGTSNAVFRLGADRVVRLPRTAGSAADVAKEQRWLPYLAPRLPVAVPLPLGQGVPGEGYPWPWSVHTWLDGEAATVVEPEALAEPEALAVELARFIGALHLIDPADGPPSYRSEPLAARDAPVRAAIAGLAVTEPGTVDAEVAEAVWAAGLHAAAHPGPAVWIHADLQPGNVLTSGGRLSAVIDFGCLGLGDPAVDHLAAWYLLPAAAHPAFRAALPPDHTDDACWARGRAWALSTALGELHYYRDTRPAMADTARQVIRRVLGSFQTRR
- a CDS encoding TetR/AcrR family transcriptional regulator — translated: MVRRNDQRRTALVDAAIEVLAREGARGLTFRAVDAEAAVPAGTASNYFANRDDLLTQAGARVYERLQPDDATLTRQQSAGRDRETYAVLMRELVGRVAGFRTGYLALLELRLEATRRPELREVLTERVRADLDANLAYHRASGLPGDAMAVKLLHLALNWLIVEQLTLPDVFTEAEREQLVTAAVERIVTADGREDRS
- a CDS encoding dihydrofolate reductase family protein, with protein sequence MRKLAYYVAVTLDGRIAGPGGEYDFFPAGDEQQTAAYQSWTTSLYPETVPTAVRPALGLDRAPNRRFDTVLMGLGSYRPALDAGITSPYAHLRQYVVSSTLAPDTDPAVTVVPSDPLALVRALKREASELDIWLCGGGKLAGALQPEIDELLLKSYPVVAGAGVPLFDGAFDPTAFTVAERTAFPNGVTLTRLIRR
- the pip gene encoding prolyl aminopeptidase; translation: MTELFTVSEPYDHGLLDVGDDNQIYWEAFGNPEGKPVLIVHGGPGGGRGKGRRSSFDPEVFRIIRYDQRGCGDSLPHAADPATSLEHNTTHHLVADMERLREHLGIERWMLFGGSWGPTLIVAYAEKYPERVTEIILISASLASRDEIDWLYNGLSRLLPGPWEAFRDALPAAERDGDLLAAYSRLLNSPDEAVRLKAAHDWCTWEDAVIAHESQGHPGAYSNRSDEALVALARLCAHYWSHGAWLEEGQLVRDAHRLAGIPGVLVQGRLDLGCPLKAPWELAKAWPGAELTVIDDSGHTGSDTMTEVVMAAVARFAKR
- a CDS encoding ABC transporter permease encodes the protein MSATTAAATTTTTDPMGRNTMSTSVSTPMSPTARPQALRDSSTMLRRKLKHALRYPGLTLGSLMVPVIFLLLFVYVLGGTLADGIGHGSDYIDYLAPGIILMTVTSASMSTAVAVCTDLTEGIVARFRTMAISRASILVGHVVGSVIQTMVTVAIVIGLAVAMGFRPTADVAHWLAAIGLIGLLTVAVTWLAVALGTLSKSPEGASNIVMPLALLPFLGSAFVPTGSMTPWLRWFAQNQPFTPIIETIRGLLLGTPIGHDGFTAIAWCVGISVAAYVWAVKLFNRRA
- a CDS encoding MFS transporter, with the protein product MTGPLPVADPPPARTAVTPEGLFSRTYAAVTVSFTAVMFLTGFAALAVLPTLPVAARDLHGVGRYPLVAGCFVAASLLGGVLGGSWADRAGARRPLAAGTALAVVTLLVSATSTTIWQLAAGRFLDGLAAGMVAVSVNTAIGQAYPDRLRPRVLSLMSTSWIIPSLAGPPVAGLVAAWWSWRVVFFGLAALTALPALAVIVLLRRTATPAPAPVRTSAGERPPRPGLLVALAVSVGAALGQWAVAGWDAAHLLCLLLALGLLVAFTPRLLPPGTWRAARGLPVTVLLRGLGSGSYFTLEAFVPLLLDTARRVPTAVTGLAFTGAAVAWAASSWVQSHLLADRPRQQLVAVGALVLALAAGLGIAGTLPALPALTAAAAIVVAALGMGLLAPSVTLLSLSHSPPDRQGYASSAMQTAQNLGQVGVLGIASAVFNACSGSHGAGLAGYGTVFALLLVPSLLAALLAGRTRTA